AGCATCTTGAACGGATTGCCGTAGAGCAAGTAGTGTAGGTTCTAGCTAGCGTAGGCCCAACCAATGAATCAAGTTACTGGTCATCAGTGGCTACACTGTATTGCCGACTTCTTTAATTTCTGCGTTCATTGTTAATATATGCACAATAATGATGTTCCCTGGAAGATTAAGAAACATTCGGTTTTCTTGTACTAGATCAAATCTGTCGTTCGACTTGAATACACAAGACTTTCTATTGGACAAGTTCACACGAGTGTTGTAGTTCGAGATGCAAAACACGTAGTAGTCCTTTAATCTCCAAACGGTCGAGACACGCAGGCCGGTATCTGTGGTGTGAAATGGGAGTAACTGGCCATGGAGAACATATATGCAAGACTTTCAAGTCCCCGTACATGTCAAAGCGCTTCCCTCCGGTGTCAACTTTTGCTGGGAATCCTATGGGTAAACCGTGTGGATCGACCGATTCGGCCCCGCACTACTGCCTTCTAGGCTTCTAGCTAGTTTGGCCACTCTCCcactgaaaaaacaaacgcTCTTGCGTACACACGCACAGCGGGCCTTGCTGCTGCTCAGATGCTCAGGTACCAATCCGTCAGTAACTAGCCAAGCTATATGGAGATGAGAACGACGGAAGGCCACCAGCTAGCTACGAGCATCTTAAACTTTGGCACTTTTGACGTGTTGCTGGGGTGAAACCGATGAGATTTGCTACTGGTGTTTTACTcacttccaagttccaatcGGTGCCGACCTGCATGCGCTTTCCACGTTGCCCACAATCACACGAGAAGCAGGAAGAAGTACCCGGCCAAAGTATTTTCTTACACGGACGCTTGACTCTTACCGTtccttgatttttcttcttcaattctttggCAAACTCCCGCAATTAATAAGCTGGCGTGTACTTGCGCATGTGAACGTCTTTGCTCGAACGAGACACGTACGTTACGTGGTGTGAATTCGCAGAATTGGCCGTGCAAAATAACTGGACTtttcccatgcatgcatccacgCCCCTGTGGCAAACATGCTCTATTAAACTCGATCCGGCCGGCGTGTCAAACGTCAACCCTGCTTGTCTGGTCTCGGTACTGCCTAACTTCAAGTCATCAAGTGGTACTCCTCTCCCCTTTCATTTTGACTCTTCACATGCATGCCAGGCACAGATACGGCCAAAGTTCCCACATGCCCCACGCCGTCACCGGTCTCCTGCTACACGGTACAAGCAGCAGCATCGAGCTCCATTGACATTATATTACACAACACGAGTCGGGATCATGCAAATATCAAGATGTCGATTTGGCTggagaaaagtatattttcaACCTTGATCGGAAATTTAAATCAGATCTTAACCTTTGAATTCCTGAATATCGAACCTTGACTTCACGGATCCCGTTTAATTAAAACCTTCAATCCCAGAATACGAATTTGGTAGACTGATTTAGTTGACTTAGAGTTGGGATTTCCGAATAAGCTTAATGAGACAGTTCCGACAAGGTTCTcgcttttctctctttttttttggaggaaatAATGCTAGCGGTGCATGAATTTGGCGTGCATGTGCAATCTGATGCATCAAGTGAAAAATTATTTCGTTTGGATGCTTAAACAGAGCCGGACCAAGGCCACGTGGCGTGCCACGTAGCCAAAGAGCACACGCCCCAAGCGCACGGGATTTTTCAGGGATTCAAAGTTAAGATCTGATTCAGATCTTGTCTACAAGTTCAGGATTGAAAATAGACTTTTCTCGTTTGGCAACCAACatcagtttctttttttaggggattTCGCAAACAAGCAACAAACAtcagtagcatgcatgcacgagaAACCATATTTCTGCCCAATTTTGTATACTAGTGAGCAGTGACAGTAGATCTACTCCTACTTAACAACTCCCTACACATGCCTTAGCTAGCCAGTCCACCCTGCCACTGGCAACTTGTTCTAACAGCAAGAAGATAATGTCCCTCACACAAACAGTACGGTCATACTTTTGAAAATTTCGAATAATTTGTACGTGTATATACATACCACGTTTCCATTTTGAGAGGAACAAAAGGAGGAGGGCGGGCAAACCACCCTTTCAGCCGCTTCTGCTTTCTCCGGACGCGCTTTGCATGCGTGGTGATCCAAAAGCATCCCATTTCACATTGCATTGTGTTCTCTGCCAACGAAGCGCTTGGTTGGCCGCCACTTTGACGCTCGTATTGATACCCTGATGAGAGAATGTGCCTGCCAAGGACGTACAAATTGCTATTTAAAAACGCCCCCCATGCCTTTTGTCCTTCTTCGTGTCAAGGATTCCCTGGACTGGACTCCGGCTATTATCtcttccatgcatgcaaacaAATGACCACAGAATTATTGACCATATTACGCCGTCCGAAATGTAAGCAAAAAGCTTAAAATATGACCCATGCATGAGCAGCTTTATGTACTAGTAGCATGGTGCAAACTGCAAAGCCGCGTGATATATCATCGAAAATGGTTCCAATGCAAACCAAAATGCAGAGCATCTAGCAGAGCGCGTCGAGTCCTGATTCTAAACAgggaaaacaaattaattaagcatCTCGGCCACAAACGATGGAACGAAGATGATACTGGTAGGTAGGTAGGAAATCATACAGATTTCACTGTCATTTCACCGTACGGTCAATTAGTTCGTTACTAGTGCAAGATCGATTCGACGGATCATACAGATTTCACTGTCATTTCACCAAACTCTGGAGAGCTACGTAGACAGCGTGACTCAGGAAGAGAAGCGACAGCGAACGCCCGGTCAATTAATTAACTGTGAGGGGGAAATAATGTCCTAGCAGGCAAGCACACACATACCTGGAGTTCCGTTATCCACGTCGGAGAGTGGACGggaagaagaaattaaagGAGGCTGCCTGTGGCGCGAAAGGTGTATTTTTCGCAGGAGAaaaaggaggaagagagggagcAGCTCGTTATCGCCACCGGACTCAACAGCGACGGGTTGTTAAGCTGCTGCAATCACCCCTCCGACACTCTACGGTCGCTAGACTAGACAAGACCAGAGACCGAGAGAGCCAAACATACATAGTTTGTGAGATTTTCAGGGGAAATTTAAGTGTTGCTGTGTCACTGAAATCAAGCATAGGACTAGTATACTGATCATGATATGATCTTTGCGGATATATCATTACTTAAGTGGTTGTTTGGTATAGGTCGTGTCATTTCCCAGCCTTCATTGACCTTCTCTTTTCCTTGcatcttgcatgcatgtgagcATATCTACGCGTGGATGTATGGTAGTACTATTTTTACAAGATTTGTGTGCCTGCAGCCCCgccttttatttttcctttttatttgtCTGTTTGCATGTTTCTAATTGGACTCGTTCTAGCTTTAGGTGGAGCACACCATATTTCATACTTTTTCAAAAGAGACTTGTTCATGAGCATACGTAGCTAGGTACTGCTCGTATTAATATAAGTCCTTCACTAGGGACTTGTTCAGTATAATAGTTACGTAGGTAATTAGTCTAGGCGGCAGGGAGACACAGGTACATCATCTGACTGGTCGGGATTAACTATAACACATAACATGAACGAATGAGTAAATGGCGCAATTAACAGCAAGATAGCTGCACTATCGTGTCGTCGCAAGACAGAAGAACAAAACATGCTTCAATTAATTCCTTTAGTTCGACGTAACATATGTTCTCGTTTGGCGAGACAGAGTCCGTtgtaaacaaaaagaaaaaaaagaaaatgtcaaCACGAGAAAAATGGAGGAGCACTAGCTAGTCCCCTGACTCTGTCTCCGGCCGGTCCGCCCTAGCACTAACTAACAGGCGCGTACAAAAAAGCAGCAGAATCATTAAGCTGGAAAACTAAACAAATCAAGCCAGCCGATGATGGCCGCGCGTTTTTAATTCAGAGGGGAATCATGACGACCATCCCagctgcacgtacgtacgcaaAGTCGATCGACTGACTGTCGCGCGCAGCACCACACCGACGCTCGCTCTCGCTGCAACGAGGTCAAAAACGTGTCGACCTAGCTATATGCACGGACACGAGTATGTTGCCAAATTAGTCGATGAGATTAGTACTTAGCTTAACTTAACTAATGGAGCAGGGGGGAGAGAAGCTAGCCAGGTCGAGAAAGGGAGGGATCGGCCAGGTTTGGTGCGAACCATCGGAATCCCGCACGGCCCTACCCACCTACGGCACCTACCAAACTGCGTATCTTCACTGTATACATGGATGATACGTCTGTCCGCGCCAGGCCAGGTATACGACGATATATATGGCTGAATTCTACTTCTACACGGCCAAAGCGATCGTAACtgggcggagggagggaggaagcgTCGATCGGATTTCGTGGCGGCCGGAGCGCCGTCGCTGTCCGGATATATATGATCGAGAGACCATGAGGGGCAGCCCGCGTTCGTTGGGTGCTTTGGGTTGTTTAAATGTTCTTTCTTTCGCTGTGGcccggcgcgcggcggggcaACGAACGCGCGGCGGCATATGCGACTTCCGAGCAGGGATTACTCCTAGTACTTCACCTAAATCCCACCCGGGTTCGTTCATTTGCCAAAAACGtgtcgttttctttttttttggtaatcTTGACTGAAATGTGTGCTGCTAGTTTCGAAAACGTGAGAGGTCtgcccgcaaaaaaaaaaaaaaaaacgtgagAGGTCATCCGTTTGATGAGAAATGGAGGTCTTCTGCTGTCGGGGGAGGTTCAAGGGTTCGTGGGGTTCTCATTGAGAATAATATGAACGATGGCGTCTTAATTTGATTGTTTTTCtatcgaaaaaaaagaagattgtTTTTAGATGACATCGTCTCAAGCTCcaaagaattttgaaaaagatTTGAGATTGTTATTTTTAGGATACAATTCTAAAAATTCCAATTTATATTTATGTTTGGAaaatgaaatttactcattaCATAAATAGATTGGTATTTTGGATTTCGGCTTTTCATTTGTACTATAGAATTCTCTTGAAATCAATTGGAAATTGGCAGACATTTTTAATATGAGCTAATTTGAAAATTGGCAGACATTGTTCCATGTTGAACATGCAGAATTCATGCATACTATCAAAATTTCCTtcaaacatactccctccatttcctaatttttgtctcaaatttgtcaaaaaatggatgtctctattcctaaaaaacgtctagatacttGTAATATTCCGACAAGAActatgaaacggaggtagtaaatTGATATTTGGTACCCATTGTTCACCTAAAGATGGGCCACTTTGTGCTTATACCTGGCTTTCGTAAAATTtgagtttcttttttgtttcagcCTTGTGTTCACACCCAAGgtttcaaattttgttttggacAAAATTTCGGTACCACCAAAATGAACGAAATTTCGAGAATTTTGGACTTTTAGTGTTTGAAAATTCACCAAAATATGTactcaaaattttaaaactgTAGCATAACACAAAATTTTCCAACTCAAGTCAATTATAGGTTCTAATTCAAAAACGAAAACGACATAACAAACTTTAGGATATAGCAAATTTATACGACCTATTTTGGACTGAGCTTAATTTTTTAGTCAAACTAGAAAAAATTGACCAAAATATTTGAGGCCCAACAAAATGACCGAGAATTTGGAAATTGCACCAAAATTTGGAACTTGTTCACACCATGATTGTTTTTCACAAAAATCTCGTGAATTTTTCTCTATTATACATTCGACCAAACTAGAAACATATTAATTTATTCAAACATTGTTTTTTCGCACCCTTTTGTCATTCAAGTTCATGAGGTTCCGTGAACCTTAGCGGTGGCGTAGAGAATGGGAAGACAAGTCTTGTAACAAATCGCTATGTGTTTTAGTTCATTTCACTAAAAAAAACCTGGCCGATGTTAACACTTTCGCTAGTGCACAGTCACATATTTCTCCATTACTTTCTATAGATTTTCTAAATGTCACCCAATCCCAAACATTTCAAATGATATATTCAGATGGTTTCAACCTCACATGATGATCGAAATGAACAAAAAGATAACTAAAGCATTAAAACCGAAATAATCACCCCTCTAAAGAAAtcaactacttcctccgattcataataagtgccGCTGATTTTGTGCAACGTAgaaagtaaaaataataataaggGATCACCCTCCATTTAGTAAAACCCCCTTTTATAAATCATCTCATTACAAcgacaaaaaaaactaacttTAAACTTGGGATTAGAAAAAGAAGTCCCTGCCATTACCCTTTCTCCATGCTAGGTAAGCATCCGTAGCTAGCCGAGCTTCTTTTATGGCGTGAGTGCCCAGATACACGACCTGGATTTGCAAACATTCCCGTATATAGCACGGTTGTTCCCGAATCTCCACCTCAGCGCGCTGTCTGTCTGACACCCTCACCAGCCGTTTGACAATAATTCTCACGGGAACAAACCCATTTCTATTCGTGCGGTCGGTCAATCACTCCCCTCACTCACTCCGTATGGCTAGCCGGAGGAGAGTACCTTCCTTCTTTCCTCCTGCCTTCCTCCAATCGGTTCTCAATTCACCACCAAATCCCCACAACTAGTCCACCCCTAGACTATATCATCATCCGCCCTCGGCCTCGCTTTCTATATTCCCACGTCCTCATGGACAATGGTGATGGGTCCTGAACCGCAAAGTCACCTAACCTCCCCCATCCAGGCCCCACCCATGGAGTCGATTCAATTCAACACGGTTTGCGGTAGTATGCTGTATGCCCGTCCTCCACTCCGCCGGCCTCTACATATAAGCGAGTCCCCCGTAGAGTCGACAGCCCACCACGCACACCCAGCAGGCCAGCTCCCAAATCATCCAACGACCGCTCGAACAACCGCGCCGCTCGCTCGCCAGCAAACTCCTTCCAACAGCACTTTCAAATTCAAgggtccggccggccggccgtcgATCGCGCGCGGCCTCCTCCTAAATCAGCTAGCTACCTGGTCGATATCGATCAATATACATGCCAAGGCGCccctgaagactgaagaaAGCACAGCTAGTGTAGCTCGATCGATGATAatgaggaggaggggcggcgccgtggcaTCGGCGGCATGGGTGGTTCTTGGCGTTGCCGTGGCAGCGGCTTCGGCAGCCTTATTGTTGGCGGATGCGGCGCACGACTACGAGGAGGCGCTGCGGAAGAGCCTCGTCTACTTCGAGGCGCAGCGGTCGGGCCGCCTGCCGCACGGCCAGCGCGTGGCCTGGCGCGACCACTCCGGCCTCACCGACGGCCTCGAGCAAGGGGTACGCCCCCCATCTATTCTTCCTCCCATGCTAGCTGCTAGCTTAATCCCAACATCGATCCTCCATGGATATGAGGAGTTGCTCTGTTCTTGTCGATTTGCTACATCGCAGGGGTCTGACATGGATCTTGGGCTTTTGGTTAACCAGGTGGATTTGGTGGGCGGATACTACGATGCCGGCGACCACGTCAAGTTCGGGCTCCCCATGGCCTTCACGGTGACCATGCTGTCCTGGAGCCTCCTCGAGTACGGCGCcgacgtggccgccgccggcgagctcgcgcACGCGCTCGAGTCCATCAAGTGGGGCACCGACTACTTCATCAAGGCGCACACCCAGCCCGACGAGCTCTGGGCAGAGGTAAATTCATTAAACTAACCATCAATTCCAATGAATTACTATTCCCGGCGAGTATATGTCGGCCCCCATGCATCAATGATCACCGCCCTTAATTTGTTAGCTATCCGCTAATCATTCGATCAACAATTTCAAAACAAGAGTCCAATCAGttaacatgcatgcaccgtCGGTTGTGGTTGGCAAATgggcaaagaaaagaaaaggaagaggaaaaagagaaaacaaaaggggAACATTTGTTAGGTGGGGCTAGAGGACAAAGCAAAGCTAGCTAAGGCGCGGTTCAGTCGAGAACGCGCAAATCTCTCACGCACCTGCACCTGCACCTGCACCTGCATCACACAGGGTAGCATAATTGTGTCTTCACATGCATGGATAAATTAGGGATTTACTGATAATTAACCATTTGCCCGCAGCTTCCATATGGGGCTTTGTTGACAATGTGAGCCGAAATGATTGATCGATAAAATCGTGCTTTGCTGTATGTATGTAGGTTGGTGACGGCGACACGGATCACTACTGCTGGCAGCGGCCGGAGGACATGACGACGTCGAGGCAGGCGTACAAGGTCGACCGCGACCGCCCCGGCTCCGACGTCGCCGGcgagaccgccgccgccctggccgccgcATCCATGGCGTTCCGGGACACCAACCCGCACTACGCCCACCTCCTCCTGCATCACGCCCAGCAGGTAATTACAAGTCTTTTCTGTAGGGAATTCAGAGTAGTACAACTGGATTAAATTTGGCGTGTGTGGAAATGTCTCGGGTACGTGTAGCGAGAGTACTGTTCTTGGTCTGTAGAATCTGAGGAGGACCGGCGTGGAAGCCTGCCTGCCCGATCGGGTCAAGACGGGGaggatttctttctttccctgGTTCACATTGGAACCGTGTACTTTCTTGCTGCCCGCGCCGCACGTGCCGACTTGTCTACATGACGTCACCCAGTCGCTGGcaaaatcttcttcttctcctttcaaaaaacaaataaccGTGCTCGATCTACAGAGCAGCCCCCGACACGTGGGCCCAGGAAGCAGCGCACACTGTCAGTTCGGCCGCGTATAAGCTGCTGATGCGACAGACCACTTAACGTAACAAACACATTTCCGTTCACGTTATGGCCTCTGCAGAAACCCATGCGATCAGTAATCGTACAAGGACGCCAATTATGAAAAATTATTGTTGGCCAGGGGAATATTAGTTGGGTGGTTAGCTTTTTTAATACAGTGGAGTACATGTGTGTACTGaccaactctttttttttccttctctttcgtGTGTGTACTGACCaactctcttttctttctttctctttggTGTTTGTACCTTACAGCTGTTCGAGTTCGCTGACAAGTACAGAGGCAAGTACGACAGCAGCATCGCGGAGGTGAAGAGCTACTACGCGTCCGTGAGCGGGTACCACGACGAGCTCCTGTGGGCCGCGCTCTGGCTCCACCGCGCCACGGGCCGGGCCTCCTACCTGGACTACGTGGTCGACAACGCGGACGCCTTCGGCGGCACGGGCTGGGCCATAACCGAGTTCAGCTGGGACGTCAAGTACGCTGGCGTCCAGATCCTGGCCACGAGGCTGCTTCTGTTACAAGGCGAGCACACGGAGCGGCAGAGGGAGACGCTGGAGGGGTACCGGGCCAAGGCGGAGCACTACGTGTGCGCGTGCATGGGCAAGAATAATAACGAGAACAACAACGTGGAGCGGAGCCCCGGAGGGATGCTGTACGTGCGGCAGTGGAACAACATGCAGTACGTGACGAGCGCGGCCTTCCTGCTCTCCGTCTACTCCGGGTACCTCaccgaggccggcggcggcagcgagagcgtggcgtgcggcggcggcgttaaTGGGGAGAAAGTGGGCGCGGAGGAAGTGTTTTCGGAGGCGAAAGCGCAGGTGGACTACGTGCTCGGGAGCAACCCGCGCGGGATGAGCTACCTGGTCGGGTACGGGGCCAAGTACCCGACGCGGGTGCACCACCGGGCGGCGTCCATCGTGCCGTACAAGGACGCCAAGGCCTTCATCGGGTGCGCGCAGGGGTTCGACGACTGGTTCGGCCGCCGGAGCGCCAACCCCAACGTGGTGGTCGGGGCCATCGTGGGCGGGCCGGACCGCAAGGACAGGTTCAGGGACGACAGGGACAACTACATGCAGACGGAGGCATGCACCTACAACACCGCCCCCATGGTCGGCATCTTCGCCATGCTCCACAGGCTGCAACAAGAAGAGTCATCGCCTTCTTCGGCGACGGCCACGCTGCAACCGGAGAACGGTGGCACAAGTAGTACTGCTACTGCCACTGGGTGATGTGTAAAGATTATTAATAGGTCGTAGGGACACAAAGGGGGGGAGCTGTACAATTTTGACCCCCTTATTCttttgttcatttttcttcttctttctattCTAGATATGTGAAGGGCTCTCTTCGCAGCAAATTGTTTGTATGTATacgaagagaagaaaagaagaaaaaggggcGGAGGCATTTGACAAGCAAATGTAAATTCCCTCCCCGTAAATATAAGAGGAAACAAAATTATATTCATTAGCTTATTTCTCTGGTTTCTCCTTGTTCTCCGATGATTGAGTCATTGCTGTAATATTTCTGTTCTGGTGGAGGAACGTAAAGCCTTTCTAATCATGCATCACAACTGATGCAATGATTAAGCATCTGCTAAAGAACATTAAACACTAAACAGTTTCAACACAGCATGCATGCCAATCTAATATTCTGCAGAGTAGCTACAATAATACGAGATCCAAAAAGATCTTGAGAGCGCCAGCTTTTACTGAGACGACAATATTTCTCACTTTCTCAAATCCACTTTTCTTTTCCGATGGCCAGAGCACTGCCTTTCAATTCGAAGGAAAGAGTTTGAGAATATTTACAACAGTTTAGGTCAAAACACCTAACCCTAAGAGGAGAGAAAAACCACATGCGGATTACTCCGAAAAAGGATGGTTACACACCATGTGGAGGCGGATGTCGGCTACGACGAGGTCTCTCACCTTCCTAAAGATGTTTCACCTTTCATCTAATCCTTTTATTTGTGAGCTAATGGTAAAGATTGGAAGTTTTAACCTGATAAGTTGCGAAGATAAATAACCAttcaattattttttgaaattgtaataaagaaaacaaagggCTCCTGCTCCATCTTCCTCCTAGCTTGAGCGAAAGCCATGGCAGCCGAAGCATTGGAGAAAGCTAAGGACGCAGCTCGGGAAAATTGATTTTGTCTTCGTGGTGCACTCGGTACACATTACATACATCGACCCATAAATAATATCAAACAAGTAATGAAATTTTTTCAGGAAATTTCACCATGTAGATACCATAAAATTTATATCCAAATTGAAAAGAGAGACAAGTCCGATCCTCGTAGTGACAATGAATTAGCTTTTACTACAGACAATATTGAAAGAAGTTCGCATTTCATCCTCAAAGATATTTCTTCAGCCACATAACGCCTCAACTTCAATTTGATCTGATTTGAACTCGTAAATCCCATTCACTCTGGACGCCCTTTTTAGGCACATTTTGAGTGGCTTTGCTGTTGTGTAGGATAGattgacttttttttaccgCGTGACGTGGTTATACTGACTTAAATCGtttgcctttttctttccatCCCCTTCCTCTATATCCCTAGCTAAAATTCTCATTCTCGAACCctaaaattacaaaattgcgACATCAACAAGGCAGCACACATTGATTCTGCTCGAGTCCGTGATGGAGACGTCCACCCATGCGCTCCTCGACTGTCTCCGGGCAGACCACCACTTCGTCACCGGGGGCCAGCAGTGAGGACATGCGCACCCTGCTCTCATCGCAACGGCTGGTCAGCCCGAGCAGCGGGATCAGCAAGAGCAGCTCCAAGAGGCGACTGAGGGCGTAGATCATGGCGGAGACCAGCTTGTTTAGGGTGATGGTGCTAGCGATCAGGTACAGGAGCGTGCGGTGGTGTTGGAGATCAGGAAGAGGTACCCGCTCTCTTTGCCCATACCCCTCCATGGCTTCGCCCATCCAGTCCACCACTGCCTAAGGGGACAGGCAGCCAGGTGCCTCGTGCCAAGCTCAAGCTTCACCCACTATCGTGAGCTCCTCTTTTGCTAAGACCCATGCTGCACCAGGCGTTCAACTgaagtggagaagaaggggagaaaaGAGCTATAGGCGGCGGTTGAAGACAACACGAGAAAATCAGCCAGTTGCCTCATCATGAGTCAGAAGATGAGTCAACAAATCCAATAAAAAGCAAAACCACCTCAAATTGACCACATCAACACTTAATAAAACACTTAATATGACGATCTATTCTATTCTGTGGAATTGAGGGTCCAAATCCGAATCCAGGTGGTTACACGAACTGATTTACATACGTATCCTTTTCTCTCGAGGTGTTAATCTAATTAGGATGTGAACTTTTGTAACACGATATACATGTTATACAttccaaaacaaaattgaAACTTTTGAGGACCCGGTTTCAGGGCTGGGCCTGGAAGTATCCGGAGCCCCGAATAAGCGCTCCTCTCCACAACAGCTGCAAAGGCACAATGGATGATCCACGAGAACGCAGATCAAGGAAGTCGTTTGACTGTAAGGAGCAGCCGCCTAGTCGCCCGTCACACACTACGGGTCTGAAGATCATTCCATCAGCAAACGTATCAAAGGTAGTGGGTACTCGACTAAAAAACGGAAAAGcacctctcaaaaaaaaacacaaggaaaGCAGACGCCGATCCTCCCGAGACGGGATGCAAGTGCAACGAGGGTGCGGCATCACGTATTCAAGCAACTAGATGAGCAACTACGACCGTAAGGCTGCCATGTTAGTACCTCCTAGGTAACGAGCTTTCAAATTAAtttgtcaaaacaaaaacctCGAATTTAAGCTAGTGTAAGGAAAACCATCACTATCAGACATCATATATGCTAAGAGCCATGAAACCAATAGAGATTGGGCATAATACATATATTTCTATAAACAATCAGGGTCCCCTGGGCGTACACACAATCCATGCAGTCTCTCCACCAAGACGCTCACTACTGTCCAATCCCATACCCACTCTTCCAATATCACCAATACCAAAACAGGGCGTGTGCCTAGCAAGAATACATGATGTTCATGGATACTAATCAGCACGATTAGTATCTGGGGGGCGCTGGTGGTAACCGGTTTGGGGTGCGTCGGCTGCCGGAGTTGCTCACATCCCCATTTTCAGAGCGCCGGTTGCGACCATCGGCACTTCTCGACCTTTCGCTGCTTGAGCTAGCAGCGGTAGGGCCATTTGCTGCAGAATCGAAAGCAGATCTCCAGTCCTCACCAGGGCGGCCAGGTGTCCGAGGGCTCTCTGTAAATGATTTTTATTCCAACATATTGTTATAAAATACAATAATCACATTTTGGTGGACTTGCGATCGAAATTGATATCTCGATTCCGATAAACCATGAATCCTCgatgtgcatgcaatgcacatTAGTCAGCTGTATTGCAACAAGTGGCAGAAGGCAGGTGGGTAGTGCAAAAACTAGGTCTAAaccaaagagaaaaaataagtATTAACTCGCTCTGAAAGTGTAGGGCATAGTTAGATTGTCGAATTGAACTTTGACCATGAGCTGATTATCATTTGCCAATGTACTTACCAGCATAACAGCCTTTTGGTCTTTTGTGTACCAGACAGATAGTTCAACCACCTTCTAAAGTTGATAATGATAAGTTAAAACAATGCATTTCCTCTTTAATGTGACACAACTCATCACA
This is a stretch of genomic DNA from Brachypodium distachyon strain Bd21 chromosome 1, Brachypodium_distachyon_v3.0, whole genome shotgun sequence. It encodes these proteins:
- the LOC100845774 gene encoding endoglucanase 16, yielding MESIQFNTVCGSMLYARPPLRRPLHISESPVESTAHHAHPAGQLPNHPTTARTTAPLARQQTPSNSTFKFKGPAGRPSIARGLLLNQLATWSISINIHAKAPLKTEESTASVARSMIMRRRGGAVASAAWVVLGVAVAAASAALLLADAAHDYEEALRKSLVYFEAQRSGRLPHGQRVAWRDHSGLTDGLEQGVDLVGGYYDAGDHVKFGLPMAFTVTMLSWSLLEYGADVAAAGELAHALESIKWGTDYFIKAHTQPDELWAEVGDGDTDHYCWQRPEDMTTSRQAYKVDRDRPGSDVAGETAAALAAASMAFRDTNPHYAHLLLHHAQQLFEFADKYRGKYDSSIAEVKSYYASVSGYHDELLWAALWLHRATGRASYLDYVVDNADAFGGTGWAITEFSWDVKYAGVQILATRLLLLQGEHTERQRETLEGYRAKAEHYVCACMGKNNNENNNVERSPGGMLYVRQWNNMQYVTSAAFLLSVYSGYLTEAGGGSESVACGGGVNGEKVGAEEVFSEAKAQVDYVLGSNPRGMSYLVGYGAKYPTRVHHRAASIVPYKDAKAFIGCAQGFDDWFGRRSANPNVVVGAIVGGPDRKDRFRDDRDNYMQTEACTYNTAPMVGIFAMLHRLQQEESSPSSATATLQPENGGTSSTATATG